Proteins from a single region of Mycetohabitans endofungorum:
- a CDS encoding EamA family transporter — translation MSQTARLTPLLLLCLLVTYVVWGTTYFAISVALRAMPPFMLMASRFAVAGLCLGLFVLVRGRARASWRQVRNGSMRGAPLVAWLYLVTMGSLLAFSAYMYLASHTTAVLATSYVYANPPIALLVGAALGGERIAPQTLVAIALILRALAVLSWGMWRQPTTP, via the coding sequence ATGAGCCAGACCGCCCGCCTGACGCCTTTGCTGCTGCTGTGCCTGCTGGTCACCTATGTCGTCTGGGGCACCACATACTTCGCGATCTCAGTCGCCTTGCGAGCGATGCCGCCATTCATGCTGATGGCGTCGCGCTTCGCCGTCGCGGGCCTGTGCCTCGGCCTATTCGTACTTGTGCGGGGCCGCGCGCGGGCGAGCTGGCGGCAGGTGCGCAACGGCTCGATGCGCGGCGCGCCACTCGTGGCGTGGCTGTACCTGGTGACGATGGGCTCGCTGCTGGCGTTCTCCGCCTATATGTACCTGGCCAGTCACACCACAGCAGTGCTGGCGACAAGTTACGTCTACGCCAATCCGCCGATCGCGCTACTCGTGGGTGCAGCGCTGGGTGGCGAGCGGATTGCCCCACAAACGCTAGTGGCCATCGCGCTGATTCTGCGCGCGCTGGCGGTGCTCAGCTGGGGAATGTGGCGCCAGCCGACGACACCGTAA
- a CDS encoding IS5 family transposase (programmed frameshift) — MARRKISNELWAVLEPLIPAFTPSPKGGRRRTVGDRAALNGIVYVLHTGIAWEDLPQELGFGSGMTCWRRLRDWQAAGVWSRLHLAMLCRLREHDQIDWERASLDAASVAKPPGGQETGPNPTNRGKLGSKRHLVVDARGVPLAITVTGANRHDSMAFERTLDTLPAVPGLSGSPRKRPSKLHADKGYDFARCRRYLKQRAITARIARRGVENRERLGRHRWVVERTHAWFAGFGKLRIRFERRLDIHIALLRLAAAVICSRFVDDLC; from the exons ATGGCAAGGCGCAAAATCAGCAATGAATTGTGGGCGGTGCTGGAGCCGTTGATTCCAGCGTTCACGCCCTCACCCAAAGGCGGGCGTCGGCGCACTGTTGGCGACCGGGCGGCATTGAACGGCATCGTGTATGTCCTGCATACAGGCATTGCATGGGAAGACTTGCCCCAGGAGCTCGGCTTCGGCAGCGGCATGACATGTTGGCGACGATTGCGCGACTGGCAGGCCGCCGGCGTGTGGAGCAGGTTGCATCTGGCCATGCTTTGCCGCTTGCGTGAACATGACCAAATTGATTGGGAGCGAGCGAGCCTAGATGCGGCCAGCGTTGCCA AGCCCCCGGGGGGCCAGGAAACCGGCCCCAACCCGACGAACCGGGGCAAACTGGGGAGCAAACGGCATCTGGTCGTAGATGCCCGGGGCGTTCCCTTGGCGATCACAGTCACAGGTGCCAACCGACATGATTCGATGGCGTTCGAGCGCACCCTCGATACTCTCCCAGCGGTGCCGGGCTTGAGCGGTTCGCCGCGCAAGCGTCCGAGCAAACTGCATGCGGACAAGGGCTACGACTTTGCCCGCTGCCGACGCTATCTGAAGCAACGCGCAATCACTGCACGCATCGCCCGTCGCGGCGTAGAAAACCGTGAGCGGCTCGGACGGCATCGCTGGGTAGTCGAGCGCACGCACGCCTGGTTTGCCGGTTTTGGTAAGCTGCGCATCCGCTTTGAGCGGCGTTTGGACATTCATATCGCCTTGCTCCGCTTGGCTGCTGCCGTTATCTGTTCGCGCTTCGTGGACGACTTGTGTTAG
- a CDS encoding DUF6356 family protein, whose translation MRILFGAFTRHPASVGESYLQHMRASFSFGGPMLLAAFASLVHGLFPFLFVKTGSTTVSRLYERMVLHRSGGALRRQPTSGQPPLA comes from the coding sequence ATGAGAATCCTGTTCGGCGCGTTTACGCGGCACCCGGCTTCCGTCGGCGAAAGCTATCTGCAACACATGAGAGCGTCGTTCTCGTTCGGGGGCCCAATGCTGCTGGCCGCATTCGCTTCGCTCGTGCATGGATTGTTTCCGTTTCTGTTCGTCAAAACAGGCAGCACAACCGTGTCCCGACTCTACGAGCGCATGGTGCTCCACCGGTCGGGCGGTGCCCTCCGGCGCCAGCCGACATCCGGCCAGCCGCCGCTCGCCTGA
- a CDS encoding DUF2471 family protein, with protein sequence MDDAFFSKRAFDRAAADLRRIVHAIAGRYRVRHEPLTWRRLHDIEAEALSDLGLSGRHDASLLALFSPSPEHDFPHSDEAVCVSGVQRVPLITWFVFDVYGLVATPAPGPPQVQCKTAAMS encoded by the coding sequence ATGGACGACGCATTTTTCTCGAAACGGGCGTTTGATCGCGCCGCCGCCGATTTGCGGCGAATCGTGCATGCGATCGCCGGACGCTATCGGGTTCGCCACGAGCCACTGACATGGCGGCGCCTTCACGACATCGAAGCAGAGGCACTGTCCGACCTCGGACTGAGCGGCCGCCACGATGCCTCGTTGCTTGCTCTGTTCTCACCATCGCCGGAGCACGACTTCCCGCACTCGGACGAGGCGGTATGCGTGTCAGGCGTGCAACGCGTGCCGCTGATTACGTGGTTCGTGTTCGACGTCTATGGTCTGGTCGCGACGCCGGCGCCCGGGCCACCGCAAGTCCAATGCAAAACGGCTGCAATGTCGTAG
- a CDS encoding NAD(P)-dependent oxidoreductase, producing the protein MTDQSSPSSSGTPRRVAFLGLGVMGYPMAGHLAKAGLDVTVYNRTAAKAQRWVAEYGGRLATTPREAARNADIVLACVGNDDDLRSVTLGGHGAFAGMPRDAVFVDHTTASANVARELFSIAGEQSLHFIDAPVSGGQAGAQNGKLTIMCGGDAAVFERVAPTLRHYGVAVTLLGESGAGQLTKMVNQIAIAGVIQGLSEAVHFGQRAGLDMPRVLEVIGKGAAASWQMDNRGNTMIEGRFDFGFAVDWMRKDLAICLDEAKRNGASLPVTALVDQFYGDVQALGGRRYDTSSLIVRLRQLSA; encoded by the coding sequence GTGACCGACCAGTCATCTCCTTCATCGAGCGGGACGCCACGGCGCGTCGCGTTTCTCGGACTCGGCGTGATGGGCTACCCGATGGCCGGCCATCTCGCCAAGGCCGGGCTGGACGTGACAGTGTACAACCGCACGGCGGCCAAGGCGCAGCGGTGGGTTGCCGAGTACGGCGGCCGGTTGGCGACTACGCCCCGCGAGGCCGCACGCAACGCCGACATTGTGCTCGCGTGTGTAGGCAACGACGATGACTTACGCAGCGTGACGCTGGGCGGGCACGGTGCGTTCGCCGGCATGCCGCGCGACGCGGTGTTCGTCGACCATACAACCGCCTCGGCCAATGTCGCCAGGGAGCTATTCTCGATCGCCGGTGAACAAAGCCTGCATTTCATCGACGCGCCGGTATCGGGCGGACAAGCCGGCGCTCAGAACGGCAAGCTGACGATCATGTGCGGCGGCGACGCCGCAGTGTTCGAGCGCGTCGCGCCCACGCTGCGGCACTATGGCGTCGCAGTCACGCTGCTGGGCGAATCCGGCGCGGGCCAGTTGACCAAGATGGTCAACCAGATCGCAATTGCCGGCGTCATACAGGGGCTGTCAGAGGCCGTTCACTTCGGGCAACGCGCCGGGCTGGACATGCCGCGCGTACTCGAGGTCATCGGCAAAGGCGCAGCCGCGAGTTGGCAAATGGACAACCGCGGCAACACGATGATCGAAGGCCGCTTTGATTTCGGCTTTGCGGTCGATTGGATGCGCAAGGATCTAGCGATCTGCCTGGATGAGGCCAAGCGCAATGGCGCGTCGCTGCCCGTCACCGCGCTGGTCGATCAGTTCTACGGCGACGTTCAGGCGCTCGGCGGCCGGCGCTACGATACATCGAGCCTGATCGTGCGACTGCGTCAACTCAGCGCGTAA
- a CDS encoding acylphosphatase translates to MSGVDLDTRVETYTVKIRGAVQGVGFRHAAVRRAHALQVRGWIANHDDGSVKAVVQGPANQVDLMLEFLRRGPPRARVSEFIANEDYSERRYDRFEQH, encoded by the coding sequence ATGAGTGGAGTCGATCTCGATACCAGGGTTGAAACATACACTGTCAAGATTCGCGGGGCAGTGCAAGGAGTCGGGTTCCGGCATGCCGCGGTGCGCCGCGCGCATGCGCTGCAGGTACGGGGCTGGATCGCCAATCACGACGACGGATCGGTCAAGGCGGTCGTGCAGGGACCGGCTAACCAGGTGGACCTGATGCTGGAATTCCTGCGGCGCGGGCCGCCACGGGCCAGGGTGTCCGAGTTCATCGCGAATGAGGACTACTCGGAGCGCCGGTACGATCGCTTCGAGCAGCATTGA
- a CDS encoding DsbC family protein, whose translation MTPRTVRMLATLLAALALAATLAGGAWLYLNRPGHGGLLFEIEQKLDKIVHFDKRGVDFGTLPLDDALRSVNGDGSRRIVVFSDPYCSYCKTLEHRLAGLPDVTVYTFLYPILTPDSKMMSARIWCANNRTGAWSAWMLEDHAPPPVTAPCDATATVLARNLMLGRKLRVMGTPTLLLANGQRINRVPSAAELEQALAVTARPSRASIR comes from the coding sequence ATGACACCGCGAACCGTACGCATGCTCGCCACGCTGCTCGCGGCGTTGGCCCTGGCGGCCACGCTCGCCGGCGGCGCGTGGCTGTACCTGAACCGGCCGGGCCACGGCGGGCTACTATTCGAAATCGAGCAAAAACTCGACAAAATTGTGCATTTCGATAAGCGCGGCGTCGACTTCGGCACGCTGCCGCTGGACGATGCGCTGCGCAGCGTCAACGGTGATGGCTCACGCCGGATTGTCGTGTTCTCCGATCCCTATTGCTCCTACTGCAAAACACTGGAGCACAGGCTTGCAGGACTACCCGACGTCACCGTGTACACGTTCTTGTACCCAATCCTCACGCCGGACTCGAAAATGATGTCCGCCCGGATCTGGTGCGCTAACAACCGCACCGGCGCGTGGTCGGCATGGATGCTCGAGGATCATGCGCCGCCGCCCGTTACCGCACCCTGCGATGCAACGGCGACAGTGCTGGCGCGTAACCTGATGCTGGGGCGCAAATTGCGTGTGATGGGAACGCCCACACTGCTGCTAGCCAACGGTCAACGGATCAACCGCGTGCCGTCGGCGGCCGAGCTAGAACAAGCGCTAGCGGTCACCGCCAGGCCGAGCCGCGCCTCGATCCGCTAG
- a CDS encoding succinate CoA transferase — protein MYEERIRCASLRNRIISARDAAALVHDGMRVGTSGFTRAGDPKAVLLALAERARTEPTPPRITLMTGASLGHDNDKALSEAGMLARRLPFQADPTLRREINSGRALFVDQHLSETVEMLRANLLGQLDVAVIEATCITESGGIVPSTSVGNSASFAILAKRVIIELNLAQPVELEGLHDIWIPARRPDRAPVLITDPRDRIGTTTIDIPLDKIAGIVITNDEDSSSAVLPADSDTTRIAQYLIEFLQHEVSRARLPAQLPPLQAGIGTIANAVLGGLCASPFEAMTMYSEVLQDSTFDLMDAGKLAFASGSSITLSAARQRQVLRELARYRDRLVLRPQEISNHPEIVRRLGVIAVNTALEVDLYGNVNSTHVGGTHMMNGIGGSGDFARNACCAIFATKSVAKDGRISSIVPMVPHCDHNEHDVDIVVTEQGLADLRGLAPRERVGLIIERCAHPQYRDLLRDYYRDALKGQGHTPHDLAQAFSFHLRLAQTGTMLP, from the coding sequence ATGTATGAAGAACGCATTCGGTGCGCGAGCCTGCGCAACCGCATCATTTCCGCACGCGACGCGGCGGCCTTAGTTCACGATGGAATGCGCGTGGGCACCAGCGGCTTCACGCGAGCCGGCGATCCGAAGGCGGTGTTGCTCGCGTTGGCCGAACGTGCGCGCACTGAGCCGACGCCGCCTCGCATCACGTTGATGACGGGCGCTTCGCTTGGTCACGACAATGACAAGGCACTGAGCGAGGCCGGCATGCTGGCGCGCCGTCTGCCGTTCCAGGCCGACCCGACGTTGCGTCGCGAGATCAATTCAGGACGCGCATTGTTTGTCGATCAGCATCTGTCCGAGACGGTCGAGATGCTGCGGGCCAATCTGCTAGGCCAGCTGGATGTGGCCGTCATCGAGGCTACCTGCATTACCGAGTCCGGGGGCATCGTACCCAGCACGTCCGTTGGCAATTCGGCCAGTTTTGCCATTCTGGCCAAACGGGTGATCATCGAGCTGAACTTGGCTCAGCCGGTGGAGCTGGAAGGCTTGCACGACATCTGGATCCCGGCTCGCCGGCCCGACCGCGCACCAGTGTTGATCACCGACCCGCGTGACCGGATCGGAACGACCACGATTGATATCCCATTGGACAAGATCGCGGGCATTGTCATCACGAACGACGAGGACAGTTCCTCGGCTGTGTTGCCAGCGGACAGCGACACCACGCGCATCGCGCAATACCTGATCGAGTTCCTGCAGCATGAAGTCTCTCGCGCACGCTTGCCGGCGCAACTGCCGCCGCTTCAGGCCGGTATTGGCACGATCGCTAATGCGGTGCTGGGGGGATTGTGCGCTTCGCCATTTGAAGCGATGACAATGTACTCGGAAGTCTTGCAGGATTCCACGTTCGATTTGATGGACGCCGGCAAGCTGGCGTTCGCGTCCGGCTCGTCGATCACGCTGTCGGCGGCGCGGCAGCGTCAGGTGTTGCGTGAGCTGGCGCGTTATCGCGATCGTCTGGTATTGCGTCCGCAAGAAATTAGCAATCATCCGGAGATCGTGCGCCGGCTTGGCGTGATCGCGGTTAATACCGCGCTCGAAGTGGACCTGTACGGTAACGTGAACTCCACGCATGTTGGTGGTACCCACATGATGAACGGCATCGGCGGCTCAGGCGATTTCGCGCGCAACGCATGCTGCGCGATATTTGCGACCAAGTCGGTGGCCAAGGACGGCCGGATTTCAAGCATCGTGCCGATGGTGCCACATTGTGACCACAATGAACATGACGTGGATATCGTGGTCACCGAGCAGGGGCTGGCTGACCTGCGTGGGCTGGCGCCGCGCGAGCGAGTGGGTTTGATCATCGAGCGATGCGCGCATCCACAGTACCGCGATTTGCTGCGCGACTACTATCGCGACGCGCTCAAGGGTCAGGGGCACACGCCGCATGACCTGGCGCAGGCGTTTTCGTTCCACCTGCGGCTGGCGCAAACCGGTACCATGCTGCCGTAA
- a CDS encoding LysE family translocator — translation MFELSTLGTFVVVVLGLFLIPGPAVLLVLTRTVQGGRKTGVLTGLGVAVGDFIHTVFAAVGLSALLMTSALAFNIVKLVGAAYLLYLGVCALRKRTADGHAPAPAAVEISPLKAFLQAVPAEVLNPKTALFFLAFLPQFVQPERGTTFVQFTVLGLIFVAMGAVYTTLLVVAMRPLARFVAKLHWLRRWQQKIIGVIFISLGLKVAMQ, via the coding sequence ATGTTTGAGCTTTCGACATTGGGCACGTTCGTCGTAGTCGTGCTCGGCCTGTTTCTGATACCGGGGCCGGCCGTGCTGCTGGTGCTCACGCGCACGGTGCAGGGTGGGCGCAAGACCGGCGTGCTGACCGGGTTGGGCGTGGCAGTCGGCGATTTCATTCATACGGTGTTTGCCGCCGTGGGCCTGTCGGCATTGCTGATGACGTCGGCGCTGGCGTTCAACATCGTCAAGCTGGTCGGCGCTGCCTATCTGCTGTACCTGGGCGTGTGCGCGCTGCGCAAACGAACCGCCGACGGACACGCGCCGGCGCCTGCGGCAGTCGAGATTTCGCCGCTGAAGGCGTTCCTTCAGGCCGTGCCGGCTGAAGTGCTGAATCCGAAGACCGCATTGTTCTTTCTTGCCTTCCTGCCGCAGTTCGTGCAGCCGGAGCGCGGCACCACATTTGTCCAGTTTACCGTGCTGGGACTGATTTTCGTTGCGATGGGTGCGGTGTACACGACGTTGCTTGTCGTCGCGATGCGGCCATTGGCGCGCTTTGTCGCGAAGCTGCATTGGCTGCGTCGCTGGCAACAGAAGATCATCGGCGTGATCTTTATCTCGCTGGGACTGAAGGTCGCGATGCAGTAA
- a CDS encoding 3-deoxy-7-phosphoheptulonate synthase, whose product MTRIDNLSHAQEVGVVDATQDTTRIDDVRIGAVRPLISPALLLDELPAPASVQQLVEHSRARIADVLNGRDDRLVVVVGPCSIHDHDQALAYARRLKGAADRLHEDLLIVMRVYFEKPRTTVGWKGYINDPRLDGSFRINEGLRRARELLLQINDLGLATATEFLDLLSPQYIADLVAWGAIGARTTESQSHRQLASGLSCPIGFKNGTDGGVQVATDAIVAARASHAFMGMTKMGMAAIFETRGNCDAHVILRGGKKGPNYDAAAIEESCAVLRAAGLREHVMVDCSHANSGKSHLRQVDVARDLAAQLSQGERRLSGVMIESHLEEGRQDLKPGVPLQWGVSITDACLGWAQTEPVLEMLAGAVRARRAAPAWR is encoded by the coding sequence TTGACTCGCATCGACAACCTGTCGCACGCTCAGGAGGTGGGCGTGGTCGACGCCACGCAGGACACGACCCGCATCGACGACGTGCGCATTGGCGCCGTGCGGCCGTTAATCTCCCCGGCGTTGTTGCTGGACGAGTTGCCGGCGCCGGCTTCGGTGCAGCAACTAGTCGAGCACAGCCGCGCGCGCATTGCCGATGTGCTCAATGGCCGGGACGACCGGTTGGTTGTGGTGGTCGGCCCATGCTCGATCCACGACCACGACCAAGCGCTCGCCTATGCGCGCCGGCTCAAAGGTGCCGCTGACCGGCTGCACGAGGATTTGTTGATCGTGATGCGGGTTTACTTCGAAAAGCCGCGTACCACGGTTGGCTGGAAGGGCTATATCAACGATCCGCGCTTGGACGGCAGCTTTCGAATCAATGAGGGGCTGCGCCGCGCGCGCGAGTTACTGCTGCAAATCAACGACCTTGGGCTTGCGACTGCCACTGAATTCTTGGATCTGCTCAGCCCGCAATACATCGCGGACCTGGTGGCGTGGGGCGCAATCGGGGCGCGTACCACCGAGAGCCAGAGTCACCGCCAACTGGCGTCAGGCTTAAGCTGTCCGATCGGATTCAAGAACGGTACCGACGGCGGCGTGCAGGTCGCCACAGACGCGATTGTGGCCGCCCGCGCCAGCCACGCATTCATGGGCATGACGAAGATGGGCATGGCAGCTATCTTCGAGACGCGCGGCAACTGTGACGCGCATGTGATCCTGCGCGGTGGCAAGAAAGGGCCGAACTACGATGCTGCCGCCATCGAGGAAAGCTGCGCGGTGCTCAGGGCGGCGGGGCTGCGTGAGCATGTGATGGTCGATTGCTCACATGCGAATTCCGGCAAATCACATCTGCGCCAGGTCGACGTCGCGCGGGACTTGGCCGCGCAGCTGTCGCAGGGCGAGCGTCGCCTCAGCGGTGTGATGATCGAGAGCCACCTCGAGGAAGGGCGCCAGGACTTGAAGCCCGGTGTGCCGCTGCAATGGGGTGTATCGATCACCGACGCGTGCCTGGGCTGGGCGCAGACCGAGCCGGTGCTGGAGATGCTGGCCGGTGCGGTACGGGCCCGCCGTGCCGCACCGGCGTGGCGGTAA
- a CDS encoding thioredoxin family protein, which produces MVEPFPYTPDAPDREQLNTLAGVTVIEFGTNWCGYCQRAQPAIAEALGRHPAMRHLKVEDGPGRPLGRSFRVKLWPTLVFLRDGQERARVVRPTRAEELDDALATLR; this is translated from the coding sequence CTGGTGGAGCCATTTCCCTACACACCCGATGCGCCGGACCGCGAGCAGTTGAACACGCTCGCCGGCGTGACAGTTATCGAATTCGGCACGAACTGGTGCGGTTACTGCCAACGCGCGCAGCCGGCGATCGCCGAGGCACTTGGGCGCCATCCGGCGATGCGCCACCTGAAAGTCGAGGATGGGCCGGGGCGGCCGCTGGGACGGTCGTTTCGTGTGAAACTGTGGCCGACTTTGGTTTTTCTGCGCGACGGACAGGAACGGGCGCGTGTCGTGCGCCCGACCCGCGCTGAAGAACTCGACGACGCATTAGCCACGCTGCGATAG
- a CDS encoding autotransporter domain-containing protein, which translates to MTLFEDMNSKINRGQCAERIRLFSSNRMLRVIMSCAAVYFAVDSTDVNATEERKNKLHVSGSSNSVPPAGPSKKAQKKQRKKGQEVRQLDPDEQAVQRIFKELHESVSEEQLTQRQEGGQQEEASNRVKEKAEQHQEIRSFVEEKAEQHQEIRSFVKEKAEQHQEIRSFVKEKAEQHQEIRSFVKEEAGQHQEIQSLVEEEAGQHQEIQSLVEEEAGQLQEIQSLVEEEAGQYQEIQSLVEEEAGQLQELQSFVEEETEQQEEVQTVVEEEPAQQEATAIDPESRETAALIDDKPSPDDRLREMIASYPLLEGNALYSAERMSEDGTIVVGEGFINGRAQPFIARDDGGKIGIVGLFDLNDSLNNATLYSSVLQSAVQTFVQDGMRCSSFDQYGVCISAGALYSHNAGKVNGANWQGEFSAAYRINDDWTAGLGYQAPSYRFDVGNDTMRNRASLFGLFAEYGTHTRPGVFARVALGYQQGDLSINRSYLTASGVDRSNGDTTVAQRAVSTQGGYVFAVRNASIMPYLGIDYLRTKLGDYTETSGQFPVRFNARTDENVYGTVGLSGHLRFTDQTVISAGVKHVQRLSRSNDPVSASVPGFDPFVVGAQSTRQWSEISVGGRFATPVKASSLDIGYRRRFASGAAIAQDMGSVFFTMGF; encoded by the coding sequence TTGACGTTATTTGAAGATATGAATTCAAAAATTAATCGTGGTCAATGTGCAGAACGTATCCGTTTATTTTCATCGAACCGGATGCTACGCGTGATTATGTCGTGTGCGGCCGTCTATTTCGCAGTAGATAGCACGGACGTAAATGCTACAGAAGAAAGGAAAAATAAATTACACGTATCAGGTTCTTCCAACTCTGTGCCGCCGGCGGGGCCAAGTAAAAAGGCGCAGAAGAAGCAGCGGAAAAAAGGGCAGGAAGTGCGGCAGTTAGATCCAGATGAGCAGGCAGTGCAGCGGATATTCAAAGAGTTGCATGAGTCCGTTTCAGAGGAGCAGTTAACACAAAGGCAGGAAGGAGGCCAACAGGAGGAAGCGTCGAATCGCGTCAAAGAGAAAGCGGAGCAGCATCAAGAGATCCGGAGTTTCGTCGAAGAGAAAGCGGAGCAGCATCAAGAGATCCGGAGTTTCGTCAAAGAGAAAGCGGAGCAGCATCAAGAGATCCGGAGTTTCGTCAAAGAGAAAGCGGAGCAGCATCAAGAGATCCGGAGTTTCGTCAAAGAGGAAGCGGGGCAGCATCAAGAGATCCAAAGTCTCGTCGAAGAGGAAGCAGGGCAGCACCAAGAGATTCAAAGTCTCGTTGAAGAGGAGGCGGGGCAGCTGCAAGAGATCCAAAGCCTTGTCGAAGAGGAGGCGGGGCAGTACCAAGAGATCCAAAGTCTCGTTGAAGAGGAAGCGGGGCAGCTGCAAGAGCTCCAGAGTTTTGTCGAAGAGGAAACGGAGCAGCAGGAAGAAGTCCAGACTGTCGTAGAAGAGGAACCGGCGCAGCAAGAGGCAACGGCCATCGATCCGGAGTCGCGCGAGACCGCCGCATTAATCGACGACAAGCCTTCTCCTGACGATCGTCTGCGCGAAATGATCGCCTCGTATCCTCTGCTGGAGGGCAACGCGCTTTACAGTGCCGAGCGCATGTCGGAAGATGGCACCATCGTGGTGGGTGAAGGCTTCATCAACGGACGCGCACAGCCATTCATTGCGCGTGACGATGGCGGAAAAATCGGGATTGTGGGCCTGTTCGACCTGAACGACTCGCTAAACAACGCGACCTTGTACAGTTCCGTGTTGCAATCTGCGGTGCAAACGTTTGTCCAGGATGGCATGCGTTGCAGCAGCTTCGATCAATACGGCGTGTGCATCTCGGCTGGCGCGCTATACAGCCACAATGCGGGCAAAGTGAACGGTGCGAACTGGCAAGGTGAATTCAGTGCGGCATACCGAATCAACGACGACTGGACTGCCGGTTTGGGCTACCAGGCGCCGAGCTATCGCTTTGACGTAGGTAACGACACAATGCGTAACCGTGCCAGCTTGTTCGGGTTATTCGCCGAGTACGGAACCCATACTCGCCCGGGCGTGTTTGCCCGTGTCGCGCTTGGCTATCAGCAAGGCGACTTGTCCATCAACCGGTCTTACCTGACTGCCTCCGGCGTGGACCGGTCCAACGGCGACACGACGGTCGCGCAGCGCGCCGTGTCGACGCAGGGTGGTTACGTGTTCGCCGTACGGAACGCCAGCATCATGCCTTACCTGGGCATTGATTACTTGCGCACAAAACTCGGCGACTACACTGAGACGTCCGGCCAGTTCCCGGTTCGTTTTAATGCCCGTACCGACGAAAACGTATATGGCACAGTGGGACTTAGCGGTCACCTGCGCTTCACCGATCAAACGGTCATTTCGGCGGGCGTCAAGCACGTCCAACGATTGAGCAGGAGCAACGATCCGGTGTCGGCCAGCGTGCCAGGGTTCGATCCGTTTGTGGTCGGCGCGCAGTCAACACGCCAATGGAGCGAGATTAGTGTCGGTGGCCGGTTTGCGACACCCGTAAAAGCGTCAAGCTTGGATATCGGATACCGCCGTCGCTTTGCAAGTGGTGCGGCGATCGCGCAGGATATGGGGTCGGTGTTCTTCACGATGGGCTTCTAA
- a CDS encoding HIT family protein → MTYDLNNPFARILRGELPCVKVAETGDVLAFMDLMPQADGHVLVVPKEAAAQIFDLSDAAGAACLRMVRRVATAVRAALKPEGMLVAQFNGAAAGQTVPHVHFHVIPRHAGEELKHHARVAAEPGKLEAIAQQIRAQLESIG, encoded by the coding sequence ATGACCTATGACCTCAATAACCCATTCGCACGCATCCTGCGTGGCGAGTTGCCATGCGTCAAAGTCGCGGAGACCGGCGACGTGCTGGCTTTCATGGACCTGATGCCACAGGCCGACGGCCACGTACTGGTGGTGCCGAAGGAAGCGGCGGCGCAGATCTTCGATCTGTCGGATGCGGCAGGGGCAGCGTGCCTTCGGATGGTCCGTCGGGTCGCCACCGCTGTGCGCGCTGCGCTGAAACCGGAGGGCATGTTGGTGGCCCAGTTCAACGGGGCCGCGGCCGGGCAGACCGTGCCGCACGTGCATTTCCATGTGATTCCACGTCATGCCGGCGAAGAACTCAAGCATCACGCGCGTGTGGCGGCCGAGCCAGGCAAGCTCGAGGCGATTGCACAGCAGATCCGTGCTCAACTCGAGTCAATTGGCTGA
- a CDS encoding aldo/keto reductase, with translation MKLGNTVLAVSRLRMRTMTFGVQTDEDISLAILAYHLAKARGRTQLCNPARSVSVQPRYSLLRCEIERELLPLAAEDQLTVLPYNPLAGGLLTGKHSREAGPGAGNCFALGNVAKLYQERY, from the coding sequence ATGAAGCTTGGCAACACCGTGCTGGCCGTCTCGCGCTTGCGCATGAGAACGATGACGTTCGGCGTACAGACCGATGAGGATATTTCGCTCGCGATCCTCGCGTATCACCTCGCAAAAGCGCGGGGGCGTACCCAGTTATGCAACCCGGCCCGTTCCGTGTCGGTACAGCCACGTTACAGTCTGCTGCGCTGCGAAATAGAACGCGAACTACTGCCGCTTGCCGCGGAGGACCAACTCACGGTGTTGCCGTACAACCCACTGGCCGGCGGGTTGTTGACAGGAAAACACTCGCGTGAAGCCGGGCCCGGAGCCGGTAACTGCTTCGCGCTAGGCAATGTCGCCAAGCTTTACCAGGAGCGTTACTAA